A section of the Candidatus Omnitrophota bacterium genome encodes:
- a CDS encoding DoxX family protein, with the protein MITLRENKDLGLLILRVGIGLMFFLTHGLPKLMAGPDMWTQIGAALSRYGITFLPVFWGLLAALSEGLGGLLLVLGIGTRTAATFMAFTMLIAAMHHLLGGDGIGKASHAIEVGILFLSLIWLGSGKYALRPSK; encoded by the coding sequence ATGATAACGCTTCGGGAAAATAAGGATCTAGGATTGCTTATTCTGCGCGTTGGAATAGGGCTGATGTTTTTTTTAACACATGGATTGCCGAAATTAATGGCCGGGCCGGATATGTGGACACAAATAGGCGCCGCTTTAAGCCGATACGGAATAACTTTCTTGCCCGTTTTCTGGGGATTATTAGCGGCCTTGTCAGAAGGCTTAGGCGGGCTTTTATTGGTTCTTGGGATCGGAACACGCACCGCCGCAACGTTCATGGCTTTTACTATGCTCATTGCCGCCATGCATCATTTATTAGGCGGAGACGGAATCGGAAAAGCATCGCATGCCATTGAAGTCGGTATTTTATTTTTATCCCTTATTTGGCTGGGATCAGGAAAATACGCCTTAAGGCCCAGTAAGTAG